From the Hordeum vulgare subsp. vulgare chromosome 1H, MorexV3_pseudomolecules_assembly, whole genome shotgun sequence genome, the window AAGAAACGCGAGAGGAGCCAGTACCTAGCTAGCTTTGATGGAGAGCAGGAGCGGCGCGACGGGAGGAGACCGCGGCCACCTCGACAACCACCGCCGGCAGGTGCTGCTGCTGAGGCCGGCTGCGGCATGGAGCTACGCCTCCGCCAGCGGCGGCGTGTCGTGGCCGACGCAGAGGTCGCCGTCGTCTTCGTACACGTGCGGGTACTGCAAGAGGGAGTTCCGGTCGGCGCAGGCGCTGGGGGGCCACATGAACGTGCACCGCCGGGAGAGGGCcatgatccgccactactactcctcctccttccccgtaGCTCCGGCTCCAGCTCCGGCTGCTGTCCACAGGGACTGGGTGCCCAACCTCAACTTCTCGCCGCCGCATTGCGCCGGTGGCGACTATGGCGGCACATCCACGCCGGCCCCGGCCGTCTACAGCTTCTTCTCCCCCGCGGCGGCCGCGGAGGGGGCGAAGGCTGCCTTGGCGGTGGACCTGGAGCTGGGGGCCGGAGGTTTGGATCTTGAGCTTAGGCTTGGCTGCTCTTGAGCCTTACTCGATCTTCTTGCCTTGACATCCATCGATCTTTCTATGTAGTATGTCTGACATGTGTGCATCCGCGACTACGtaggtatgcatgcatgcatgcattctaaTGTTGGCTGGCTAGAAGACGAGTAAACGCAGTGATGTTCTAACTATGTAGTATGTCGATTTGGAGGAGTGTATTTGTTCAAGCACGTGAACAACTTATTGTAACTTGTAGCCTGATTGGTTGGTTTGCAGTGAAAACCTAGATCCTTTGGAACTTGTTCAGTTCAACTATGCATGTGTCTGATTTTATCTCTATATTATTTTTGTGAAACGCGGGCAAATGCCTTGTATGTCATTAATCACTAGTAAATATGTATGTAGGTACGTTGCAATTGAGAAAAAAAATTCCGACACGACGACACCCTTCTACTAGAAGAACACATTGTGCAAGACTCGAGAATTGGTCTATAGAAATATGGTAGTCATTAAGTACAATTTTAAACATATGCAAGAATGAGATAATGGCCTTTTTTTAAAGTCATTTAGAAAACAATAAATCTGATGGTGTAATTCACTCAGAGCATTCACGTTGTAGTCATTTTCAGTTTAAAGTTGCTACTAAGTTACCTGATCTAACTCCTAAATATAAGGTTAACAAAGTGGCATAAAAGAATCAGGTTGGAACGACATTTTGAAGACCGCGACAAGGTGATGCAGAAATTGACAACATCCGGTTCATATCCGCGGATGGCACTGATCATGGTGACACAACCAACAACAACCATTGAAAACGGATGATGTCTAGGGGCGACATCTGAATGAATATATTGGTTCACGTAATTGTAAAAAGCATCACCGAGTGTGAAGTAGGATTGCAGCAGTCGATGTAGATTAAATTATGAAATTTGCCCTCCAAGCTGCATTGTTCGAGATTTTCTTTATCGGAATGAATTTTCCTTCCGATGCAATCCATGTGGCGTGAGGATTCGGCCAAGGAAGCTCAAATGCGCTGGGGATCATAACAACGGCTAGATGCTTCAGGATGATGACGACCATGTCATCAGGTTGTCGCAGCTTAGGGCGAAGGCTATGTGTGTGAAAAAGAAGTATAGAAGTAAGGGAAAAGATGTGGCTACTGCTGTATTTTAGGAAAAGGTCAGGCATGGCGGATTCGTGTTTATACGGCAAAGGTTGTAGACACATACGCGTACAACTTTACAATGTATCGGAGAGGTTCCAAGcaaacgattgaccccctatgcaTTTGCTCGACATTATAATGTACTCCctgcgtttctaaatataagtctttttaaagatttcactagggaactacatacggaacaaaatgagtgaatctatactctaaaatatgtctatatacaaccGTATGTATTTTTTTAatgaaacatctaaaaagacttacatTTAAGAACGAAGGAAATAACAAATGTTAAATATGGATTTACCAAAACAGCTATGAACCGGCCCCATTACATTATCTCTTTTTTTCGGTTTTACGGGTTTTGGGAACTTTCTATAAGGTTCCCTAAACCGGGGTTTTTCTTGTTTCTTCTGTTTACCTTTTCTTTATTTATCTGTCCACTTTTTCctgtttttgtttcttttttttctccttttcctttttccggttttgttttaaaaatatttccaTTCCTTTTTCGAGTTTATTCCTCAATTCAACcttatttgaaaattttaaattttgcatTGAATTCAAAAAACTATTCTTGTTTTCAAGATATGTACctagttcaaaaaatgttcaggtACTTTGAAAATGCTCGTGGATTCTTTTTTCACAATTTCAAAAAATGACCCTTATATTTCAAAAAATTAAAAATCGTTCATTCTAAAAAATGCTCAAGATTTTAAAAAATTGCATTTCAAAAAATTGTTCAAAATTATTCCCAATTTCGAAAAACGTTCATCTTATATTTTATCTCAAAAGTttcagaaaataaaagaaaatgattacataaAAATGTTCACATTGTCAGAAAATGTTCCTTTTTCATAAAATGTTCGCTAATTTACAAACATGTTTGCACAATATCAAAAAATGTTGCCATtttattcaaaaattgttcatgttTTAAAACAAATGTTTGAGttaaaaaaatgttcagaaaTTTGACAACATTCATGTTTCAAAAATTAATTCATGTTTGTAAAACAACCACGTTCCAAATTTGGAAACGTGTTTTAGATGTGTTTGCTGTTAACAACTCTTATATTTTATCGCTGTCGACATATACACCAATCGTTGTGTACTCAATTGGCTAACGGAGTTTGATCTTTAGTGGGAGGTCCACACTTCGCatcctctcgcatgcatatctactttttGGCAATTTGTACTGATTGAATACACGC encodes:
- the LOC123418709 gene encoding uncharacterized protein LOC123418709 gives rise to the protein MESRSGATGGDRGHLDNHRRQVLLLRPAAAWSYASASGGVSWPTQRSPSSSYTCGYCKREFRSAQALGGHMNVHRRERAMIRHYYSSSFPVAPAPAPAAVHRDWVPNLNFSPPHCAGGDYGGTSTPAPAVYSFFSPAAAAEGAKAALAVDLELGAGGLDLELRLGCS